The proteins below are encoded in one region of Lonchura striata isolate bLonStr1 chromosome 1, bLonStr1.mat, whole genome shotgun sequence:
- the KRIT1 gene encoding krev interaction trapped protein 1 isoform X2 has product MKKFPLDGEKAGQEASLYIVPTVVKDNTKYTYSPGCPVFYCFQDIMRVCSESSTHFATLTAKMLIALDKWLDERHTQSHSIPALFRPSPLERIKTNVINPAYAIEPGQTESSLHMGYTALEIKSKMLALEKADMCIYNPLFGSDLQYTNRVDKVVINPYFGLGAPDYSKIQIPKREKWQRSMSSVTEDKEHQWVDDFPLHRSACEGDSDLLSHLLDKKFSVNQLDSDHWAPIHYACWYGKVEATRMLLEKGKCNPNLLNGQLSSPLHFAAGGGHAEIVQILLNHPEIDRHITDQQGRSPLNVCEENKQNEWEEAAKLLKEAINKPYEKARIYRMDGSYRSVELKHGNNTTVQQIMEGMRLSQETQQYFTIWICSENLSLQLKPYHKPLQHIRDWPEIFTELTNLDPQRETSQLFLRRDVRLPLEIEKKIEDPLAILILFDEARYNLLKGFYTSPDAKLITLASLLLQIVYGNYESKKHKQGFLNEENLKSIVPITKLKSKAPHWTNRILHEYKNLSTSEGVSKEMHHLQRMFLQNCWEIPTYGAAFFTGQIFTKASSSSHKVIKVYVGVNVKGLHLLNMETKALLLSLKYGCFMWQLGDGDTCFQIHSLENKMSFIVHTKQAGLVVKLLMKLNGQLMPTERNE; this is encoded by the exons ATGAAGAAGTTTCCTCTCGATGGAGAGAAGGCAGGCCAGGAGGCATCTCTTTACATTGTTCCAACTGTTGTGAAAG ATAATACGAAATATACATACAGTCCTGGATGCCCTGTGTTCTACTGTTTTCAAGACATCATGAGAGTCTGCAGTGAATCCAGCACACACTTTGCTACACTTACTGCAAAAATGTTAATTGCCTTGGATAA GTGGTTGGATGAACGGCATACCCAGTCTCACTCCATCCCAGCTTTATTCAGACCATCTCCTCTTGAGagaattaaaacaaatgtaATAAACCCTGCCTATGCTATAGAACCTGGTCAAACAGAGAGCTCATTGCACATGGGTTATACTGCCCTGGAAATAAAGAGTAAAATGCTGGCATTGGAGAAAGCAGATATGTGTATCTATAATCCTTTGTTTGGATCTGACCTTCAGTATACCAACAGG GTTGACAAGGTTGTAATAAATCCATACTTTGGCCTTGGAGCCCCGGACTATTCAAAGATTCAGATTCCTAAAAGAGAAAAGTGGCAACGTAGCATgagcagtgtcacagaggacAA GGAGCACCAGTGGGTAGATGATTTCCCTCTTCACCGCAGTGCTTGTGAAGGAGACTCTGATTTACTAAGTCACCTTCTGGATAAAAAGTTTTCTGTTAATCAGTTGGATAGTGACCACTGGGCACCAATCCATTATGCATGCTG GTATGGAAAAGTTGAAGCCACTCGAATGCTGTTGGAGAAAGGGAAATGCAATCCAAATCTTTTAAATGGTCAACTAAGCTCTCCTCTTCATTTTGCTGCTGGAGGTGGACATGCTGAAATAGTACAAATTCTACTAAATCATCCTGAAATTGACAGG CACATTACTGATCAACAAGGAAGATCTCCGCTGAATGTctgtgaagaaaacaaacaaaatgagTGGGAAGAAGCTGCAAAACTACTGAAGGAAGCCATAAATAAACCT TATGAAAAGGCACGAATTTATCGCATGGATGGGTCATATCGCTCTGTCGAGCTGAAACACGGAAACAACACAACTGTCCAGCAAATCATGGAGGGCATGCGCCTGTCTCAAGAAACTCAGCAGTATTTCACTATCTGGATCTGTTCTGAGAACCTCA GTCTCCAGCTGAAGCCGTATCACAAGCCTTTACAGCATATTCGAGACTGGCCTGAAATATTCACTGAACTGACAAACTTGGATCCTCAAAGAGAAACTTCACAGCTTTTCCTGAGAAGGGATGTGAGACTTCCactagaaatagaaaaaaag ATTGAAGATCCATTGGCTATTCTTATACTTTTTGATGAGGCCAGATATAATTTACTGAAAGGTTTTTATACATCACCTGATGCAAAGCTGATTACACTGGCAAGTCTGCTTCTACAAATAGTCTATGGAAATTATGAGAGCAAGAAACATAAACAGGGCTTTCTAAA TGAAGAAAATCTTAAATCTATTGTACCAATAACTAAACTAAAAAGCAAAGCTCCTCATTGGACAAACAGGATACTTCATGAATACAAG AATCTCAGCACCAGTGAAGGTGTCAGTAAGGAGATGCATCACCTTCAGCGCATGTTCTTGCAGAATTGCTGGGAAATTCCTACTTATGGAGCAGCTTTTTTCACAGGACAGATATTCACCAAAGCAAGTTCAAGTAGCCATAAAGTCATCAAAGTGTACGTAGGAGTAAATGTGAAAGGGCTTCATCTTCTCAACATGGAAACAAAG GCTTTACTTCTCAGCCTGAAGTACGGCTGCTTTATGTGGCAGTTGGGAGATGGAGATACGTGTTTTCAAATCCACagtctggaaaataaaatgagcTTTATTGTACATACCAAACAG GCAGGACTCGTTGTAAAACTCCTGATGAAATTAAATGGCCAGCTAATGCCAACAGAAAGAAACGAGTGA
- the KRIT1 gene encoding krev interaction trapped protein 1 isoform X1 translates to MGNPENIGDAYVAVIRPKNTASLNSREYRAKSYEILLLEVPIEGQKKKRKKVLLETKLQGGTEITQSILDYVLETTKPISPANQGIKGKRVVLMKKFPLDGEKAGQEASLYIVPTVVKDNTKYTYSPGCPVFYCFQDIMRVCSESSTHFATLTAKMLIALDKWLDERHTQSHSIPALFRPSPLERIKTNVINPAYAIEPGQTESSLHMGYTALEIKSKMLALEKADMCIYNPLFGSDLQYTNRVDKVVINPYFGLGAPDYSKIQIPKREKWQRSMSSVTEDKEHQWVDDFPLHRSACEGDSDLLSHLLDKKFSVNQLDSDHWAPIHYACWYGKVEATRMLLEKGKCNPNLLNGQLSSPLHFAAGGGHAEIVQILLNHPEIDRHITDQQGRSPLNVCEENKQNEWEEAAKLLKEAINKPYEKARIYRMDGSYRSVELKHGNNTTVQQIMEGMRLSQETQQYFTIWICSENLSLQLKPYHKPLQHIRDWPEIFTELTNLDPQRETSQLFLRRDVRLPLEIEKKIEDPLAILILFDEARYNLLKGFYTSPDAKLITLASLLLQIVYGNYESKKHKQGFLNEENLKSIVPITKLKSKAPHWTNRILHEYKNLSTSEGVSKEMHHLQRMFLQNCWEIPTYGAAFFTGQIFTKASSSSHKVIKVYVGVNVKGLHLLNMETKALLLSLKYGCFMWQLGDGDTCFQIHSLENKMSFIVHTKQAGLVVKLLMKLNGQLMPTERNE, encoded by the exons ATGGGAAATCCAGAAAACATTGGAGATGCATATGTTGCTGTGATTCGTCCAAAAAATACTGCTAGCCTCAATTCTCGGGAATATCGAGCTAAATCCTATGAA ATTCTGCTTCTTGAAGTTCCCATTGaaggccaaaagaaaaaaagaaagaaagttttGCTGGAAACTAAACTTCAAGGAGGCACTGAGATAACCCAGAGCATCTTGGATTATGTATTAGAAACCACCAAACCAATTTCACCAGCCAATCAGGGTATTAAAG GAAAGCGTGTGGTGTTAATGAAGAAGTTTCCTCTCGATGGAGAGAAGGCAGGCCAGGAGGCATCTCTTTACATTGTTCCAACTGTTGTGAAAG ATAATACGAAATATACATACAGTCCTGGATGCCCTGTGTTCTACTGTTTTCAAGACATCATGAGAGTCTGCAGTGAATCCAGCACACACTTTGCTACACTTACTGCAAAAATGTTAATTGCCTTGGATAA GTGGTTGGATGAACGGCATACCCAGTCTCACTCCATCCCAGCTTTATTCAGACCATCTCCTCTTGAGagaattaaaacaaatgtaATAAACCCTGCCTATGCTATAGAACCTGGTCAAACAGAGAGCTCATTGCACATGGGTTATACTGCCCTGGAAATAAAGAGTAAAATGCTGGCATTGGAGAAAGCAGATATGTGTATCTATAATCCTTTGTTTGGATCTGACCTTCAGTATACCAACAGG GTTGACAAGGTTGTAATAAATCCATACTTTGGCCTTGGAGCCCCGGACTATTCAAAGATTCAGATTCCTAAAAGAGAAAAGTGGCAACGTAGCATgagcagtgtcacagaggacAA GGAGCACCAGTGGGTAGATGATTTCCCTCTTCACCGCAGTGCTTGTGAAGGAGACTCTGATTTACTAAGTCACCTTCTGGATAAAAAGTTTTCTGTTAATCAGTTGGATAGTGACCACTGGGCACCAATCCATTATGCATGCTG GTATGGAAAAGTTGAAGCCACTCGAATGCTGTTGGAGAAAGGGAAATGCAATCCAAATCTTTTAAATGGTCAACTAAGCTCTCCTCTTCATTTTGCTGCTGGAGGTGGACATGCTGAAATAGTACAAATTCTACTAAATCATCCTGAAATTGACAGG CACATTACTGATCAACAAGGAAGATCTCCGCTGAATGTctgtgaagaaaacaaacaaaatgagTGGGAAGAAGCTGCAAAACTACTGAAGGAAGCCATAAATAAACCT TATGAAAAGGCACGAATTTATCGCATGGATGGGTCATATCGCTCTGTCGAGCTGAAACACGGAAACAACACAACTGTCCAGCAAATCATGGAGGGCATGCGCCTGTCTCAAGAAACTCAGCAGTATTTCACTATCTGGATCTGTTCTGAGAACCTCA GTCTCCAGCTGAAGCCGTATCACAAGCCTTTACAGCATATTCGAGACTGGCCTGAAATATTCACTGAACTGACAAACTTGGATCCTCAAAGAGAAACTTCACAGCTTTTCCTGAGAAGGGATGTGAGACTTCCactagaaatagaaaaaaag ATTGAAGATCCATTGGCTATTCTTATACTTTTTGATGAGGCCAGATATAATTTACTGAAAGGTTTTTATACATCACCTGATGCAAAGCTGATTACACTGGCAAGTCTGCTTCTACAAATAGTCTATGGAAATTATGAGAGCAAGAAACATAAACAGGGCTTTCTAAA TGAAGAAAATCTTAAATCTATTGTACCAATAACTAAACTAAAAAGCAAAGCTCCTCATTGGACAAACAGGATACTTCATGAATACAAG AATCTCAGCACCAGTGAAGGTGTCAGTAAGGAGATGCATCACCTTCAGCGCATGTTCTTGCAGAATTGCTGGGAAATTCCTACTTATGGAGCAGCTTTTTTCACAGGACAGATATTCACCAAAGCAAGTTCAAGTAGCCATAAAGTCATCAAAGTGTACGTAGGAGTAAATGTGAAAGGGCTTCATCTTCTCAACATGGAAACAAAG GCTTTACTTCTCAGCCTGAAGTACGGCTGCTTTATGTGGCAGTTGGGAGATGGAGATACGTGTTTTCAAATCCACagtctggaaaataaaatgagcTTTATTGTACATACCAAACAG GCAGGACTCGTTGTAAAACTCCTGATGAAATTAAATGGCCAGCTAATGCCAACAGAAAGAAACGAGTGA